ATGTCTTAAAAGAATTCCTTGACAGTGGCGAATACAGCGCAGGCGATTATGGTCTTATCTCAGCACTAGGTCCTGGTTTCAGCTCTGAAATAATTTTATTCCAGGTTGTATGATCTTCTTTTGGATATTCTTCGCCTTTCTGATTTCACAGCGCGTTCTAGAGCTATTTCTTGCAAAACGTAACGAGCAAATCGTTAAATCAAAAGGGGCCCTGGAATTCGACAGAGATGGATACAAGTATATTGTAGCAATGCACGTTGCCTTCTTTATCTCTCTTGCCCTCGAGAAATTTTCACTTCAAAGGGAGTTAAACAAATTTTGGGTCTTATTTTTATTTATTTTTTTTATTGCCCAGACACTCAGATATTGGGCGATATCGAGTTTAGGGGTATATTGGAATACCAAGGTCCTGGTCGTTCCAAACTTTCACATTATAACAAAAGGTCCCTATAAATATCTTAAACATCCAAATTATATAGCAGTCATAATAGAGATCGCGGTCATCCCATCGATCTACTCCTGTTATTTAACTTCGATATTATTCAGTATCATCAATTTCATTTTAGTTCGAAGAAGAATTGAAATCGAAGAAAATGCTCTTGGAAATATTTCCGGAAAGACCCCTTAAAACATTGAGATGTATGATTACTTACGGGGAACGCATACCTGTCCTGTCGAAGTGCTTTGTCTGAGGGTCATTTTAGTTAATTCCTATTCATATATATCATCCTTTGACTGGGCGATCGGATTTGGTTTTTTGGAGTTATAATTTGTATGTAAAACCGTTCACACTGAGTTCATCGAAGTGTGAATTTAACAACTAATGGATGAAATAATGCGGTTTTGGGTATATATCCTCCGTTGTGCAGATGGTTCATATTACACAGGTCATACGGACAATCTTGAAAAAAGGCTGGCAGAACATTTTGATAGCGGATATGGAGGATACACCTCTACTAGGCTTCCTATTAGTCTTGCATTTTCTGAGGAATTCAGCACAAGAGAAGAAGCTTTAGCTTGCGAGAACCAGATCAAAGGCTGGAGTCGTAAGAAGAAGGAGGCTCTGATAAGAGGAGATTGGGTGGAGATATCTAAATTAGCAAGGAAGAGGTGTTTGAAAAAATAACTTTGATAGAATCCTGAAGGTGTTCACACTTCGATGAACTCAGTGTGAACGGGTTTTTTCCTCATTTGTCTGGCCGACATTCGTTGCTTCTTCGACGCGCCCTTCGACTACGCTCAAGATGAACGGATTTATATTGCCCTTTCGACTAGAGGTGTCTTCAAACTTCGACGGAGCCTGTACTGACCCTTTGACACGGATTGGACTTACAGTGTCGTGTTAGGAAAGTATAAACCCC
This window of the Thermodesulfobacteriota bacterium genome carries:
- a CDS encoding isoprenylcysteine carboxylmethyltransferase family protein, with protein sequence MIFFWIFFAFLISQRVLELFLAKRNEQIVKSKGALEFDRDGYKYIVAMHVAFFISLALEKFSLQRELNKFWVLFLFIFFIAQTLRYWAISSLGVYWNTKVLVVPNFHIITKGPYKYLKHPNYIAVIIEIAVIPSIYSCYLTSILFSIINFILVRRRIEIEENALGNISGKTP
- a CDS encoding GIY-YIG nuclease family protein, with amino-acid sequence MRFWVYILRCADGSYYTGHTDNLEKRLAEHFDSGYGGYTSTRLPISLAFSEEFSTREEALACENQIKGWSRKKKEALIRGDWVEISKLARKRCLKK